Below is a genomic region from Aurantimonas sp. HBX-1.
CACCATCGTGACGTGCACCATCTCGGCCGCCGCGAGGATCTCGATGCCCTCCCGCACGGCCCGCGCCGCCTCGGCGTGCGAGGACCAGGCGACCAGCACGCGCTTCGGCTGCAGCGTCGCGTCGCCCGCCTGCGGCGCCATGAGCACCGGGCGCTGGGCTTCGAAGAGCGCGCCCTTCAGGGTCGCGGCCTTGAACGGCTCGCTCGACCGCGCGAGTTCGGGACCGACGAAGACCAGATCGGCATAGAGCGCATGCCGCCCGACCTCCGAGGCGACGGCGGCCTGCTCGGCAAGGCGGCAGTCGAGATCGGTGGAGACATCGCTTTCCGCCAGGATTTCGCTGACGGCGGCCGCTTCCTTGGCGAGAGTCTTCGCCGCCTCTTCCCGCTCCAGAACCCAGGTTTCCGCCACCATCGCGTATTCGCCCAGCGGCGGCGGTGGCTCGATGCCGAGGACGAGCACCGAAAGATGCGCCCGGTTTGCCTCGCATAGGCGAAGCGCCGCCGCGAGGTCGCGCTCCGGGCTCTGTGGACCCACGGCGCAAAGCATCGTCCTGAAGCGCATCTTCGATCTCCCGGCAGCCATCGGACCCGTGGGTCCCGCCTGCCAGCAAGTTGGCGATATCGACTGAACTCCACATTGCGCCAGATCAAAGCGGCGCTGGCATGCGACCGGTGCTCGCGCGGTCGCCATCTGCGGAACCGGCGCTGCCCGGGAGCGGCACGCCGTGCCGGCCCGGCGGCGGCGAGGGCGGGGCCGCCCCGCGGTCAGTCGGCGGATTGCGGCCGGCGGTGCGGGCGGTTGGCCTTGAACGCCCGGGCGGCCGGCGCAGTTTGGCGATCGGGGGCAGAGATTGGGAGGAGACCGCGCGTGAATCTCTACACGAAACTGATGAAGCGCCAGAGCGAGGGCAAGCCGATCCGCGTCGGACTGATCGGGGCCGGGAAATTCGGCTCGATGTTCCTGTCGCAGGTCCGGCACATTCCCGGCATGCATCTCTACGGCATCGCCGACCTGTCCGCGGCGCGCGCGCGGGAGGCGCTGGCCCATACCGGCTGGGATGCCGACGCCGTGGTCGCCAGGGACAGCGAGGACGCGCTCGCCTCGGGTCGAACCTTCGTGACAGAGGATCCCGAGGCGCTGATCCGTGCCGCCGGGCTCGACGTCGTCATCGACGCCACCGGCAGTCCCGCCGCCGGCATCCGCCACGCGCTTCTGGCCGCAGGCCAGGGCCGGCACATGATCATGGTCAATGTCGAGGCCGACGTTCTGGCGGGGCCCTATCTCGCCCGGCAGTTCGACAGCGCCGGGCTGGTCTATTCGATGGCCTATGGCGACCAGCCGGCGCTGGTCTGCGAGATGGTCGACTGGGCCCGCACCTGCGGCTTTCGCGTGGTCGCCGCCGGCAAGGGCACGAAATACCTGCCGTCCTACGCCGCCTCGACGCCCGATACCGTATGGGGACACTACGGGCTGTCGCCGGAAGACGCCAAGGCCGGCGGGATGAACCCGCAGATGTTCAATTCCTTCCTCGACGGGACGAAGTCGGCGCTGGAAATGGCGGCGATCTCCAACGCCACTGGCCTGCTGGCGCCGCGCGACGGGCTGAAGTTTCCGCCGGCCGGCACCCATGACCTGGCCGAGGTGCTGAAGCCGCAGGCAGCAGGCGGCGTGCTGGACGAGGCCCGCATGGTGGAGTGCGTCTCCAGCCTGGAGCGGGACGGCCGGCACGTGTTCGGGGACCTGCGCTGGGGCGTCTATGTCACCTTCGAGGCAATGGAGGATGGCGGCAGCG
It encodes:
- a CDS encoding universal stress protein; protein product: MRFRTMLCAVGPQSPERDLAAALRLCEANRAHLSVLVLGIEPPPPLGEYAMVAETWVLEREEAAKTLAKEAAAVSEILAESDVSTDLDCRLAEQAAVASEVGRHALYADLVFVGPELARSSEPFKAATLKGALFEAQRPVLMAPQAGDATLQPKRVLVAWSSHAEAARAVREGIEILAAAEMVHVTMVDPVASEWGDGPEPGADIATYLTRHGARVTVDRLPSGGNPPADVLRQHATDVEADMIMMGAYGHSRLREWIFGGVTRSMIEAPQLSLFLGR
- a CDS encoding NAD(P)H-dependent oxidoreductase, with protein sequence MNLYTKLMKRQSEGKPIRVGLIGAGKFGSMFLSQVRHIPGMHLYGIADLSAARAREALAHTGWDADAVVARDSEDALASGRTFVTEDPEALIRAAGLDVVIDATGSPAAGIRHALLAAGQGRHMIMVNVEADVLAGPYLARQFDSAGLVYSMAYGDQPALVCEMVDWARTCGFRVVAAGKGTKYLPSYAASTPDTVWGHYGLSPEDAKAGGMNPQMFNSFLDGTKSALEMAAISNATGLLAPRDGLKFPPAGTHDLAEVLKPQAAGGVLDEARMVECVSSLERDGRHVFGDLRWGVYVTFEAMEDGGSGADYVRRCFREYQVVTDSSGRYATLFRPSHLIGLELPISVASAALRGEPTGRTEAFVSDVVAVAKKALRPGDVLDGEGGYTVWGRLARAEDSLRREGLPIGLAHGVAMRRAVAEGQMLTWADVDAPASQAVTIRRAMEDEARQALG